Proteins encoded together in one Gammaproteobacteria bacterium window:
- the clpS gene encoding ATP-dependent Clp protease adapter ClpS, whose protein sequence is MATERRDEEQRQGLVVEEAKPRLKKPPLYKVVLLNDDYTPMEFVVEILQNFFRMDRHKATQVMLHVHTRGKGVCGVFTYEIAETKAANVNDYSRKHQHPLLCTLEEA, encoded by the coding sequence ATGGCGACCGAACGACGCGACGAGGAACAGCGCCAGGGCCTGGTGGTGGAGGAGGCCAAGCCGCGCCTCAAGAAGCCCCCGCTCTACAAGGTGGTCTTGTTAAACGACGATTACACCCCCATGGAGTTCGTGGTGGAGATCCTGCAGAACTTCTTCCGCATGGACCGCCACAAGGCCACCCAGGTCATGCTCCATGTCCACACCCGTGGCAAGGGCGTGTGCGGGGTGTTCACCTACGAGATCGCCGAGACCAAGGCCGCCAACGTGAACGACTACTCGCGCAAGCACCAGCATCCGCTGCTCTGCACCCTCGAGGAGGCTTAG